The window GCGCGCCGGGCATCCAGCCGGCGCCGGGGACGGCGTAAAAGCAGGAGTTAGTGGCCAGGAGTTAGTAGTTAGCGAGGGCGGCTGCCAAGCCGCCCTTGATTCTTTTGTGACCCAACTTTTGCGTGGCGCGCCCTGCGTCCAACGGCTAGATTCTTTCCACAACAGTCTATTGCGAGGAGAGTCGTATGAGCCTTCCAATGACCACCACGTTCAACTTCGATGGCTATCGGATCAAGGAATACAAAGGCGTGGTCCGCGGCATCATCGTGCGCTCGCCGACCATCGCGCAGGGCATTCTGGGCGGGCTGAAGAACATCATCGGCGGACAGATCGGCGCCTACACCGAGATGTGCGAGCAGGCGCGCGAGCACGCGTACCAGCTGCTCATCCAGCACGCGCGGGAGATGGGCGCTAACGCCGTGGTCGGGGTGCGCTATGACGCGTCCGAGGTGGTCTCGCAGCACAGCGCGACCGAGGTGCTGTGCTACGGGACGGCGGTTGTCATCGAGGCTGTCAAGTAGGCGCGCTGCGCGCGCAAACCGCTACGCATGTTCGCGTCGCAAACCGCGTGCTGCCCTTCAGCAGGCGGCTCGGCGGCCACAGGGCCTCGCCGCCATTACCCGACGGCAATCAGCGGCTTGGTCGCGGGCCCGACTTCGCCGATGCGCGCGGCGGGGAGCTTGGCGGCATGCAGCGCGGCAAGCAGCTTGTCTGCATTGGTCGCAAACACGGAGATAAGCAGGCCCCCGGCAGTCTGCGGATCGAAGAGCAGCGCCTTCACGTCGTCGGCGACGTTGCCTTCATAGCCGACCAGACACTCGGCGAAGTCGCGGTTGTTCTTCAGACCGCCGGGAATGAATCCCTGGCGGATGCATTCCATCGCGCCCGCTAGCGCGGGGACGGTCCCAGAATGGATCCGCAACGACACGCCAGAGCCGAGCGCCAGCTCGCGCGCGTGGCCGATGAGTCCGAAGCCGGTGACGTCGGTCGCAGCATGCACGCCGAACTCCGGCCGCGCCATGATCTCGGCAGCGGCGCGATTCAGTGTGGTCATGGAAAGCGTCGCCGCATCGATCCAGGCTTGTTCGGCCTTCGCTTTCTTGATGGCGGTGGAGATCACGCCCGTGCCGAGCGGCTTGGTAAGGATGAGCGCATCGCCGGGCTTCGCGCCCGAGTTGGTGAAGACGTGCTGCGGGTGGATGGTGCCGGTGACGGAGTATCCGAACTTGATCTCTTCATCGCGGATGGAATGTCCGCCGACGACGGTGCATCCCGCCTCGACCATCTTCGCAAGTCCGCCGGCAAGGATCTGCTCGAGCACCGCGAGGTCGCCTTTTTCCGGGAAGCAGACCAGCGCGAGCGCGGTTAGCGGACGGCCGCCCATGGCGTAGACGTCGGAAAGCGCATTGGTGGCGGCGATGGCACCGAAGGTGAATGGGTCGTCCACGATGGGGGTGAAGAAATCGACGGTTTGGACGAGCGCCTGCTCGGCCGAGAGTCTGTACACTCCGGCATCGTCGGCTTTATCGAAGCCGACCAGCACGTTCGGGTCATGTTGCCGGGCTAATCTCCCAAGCACCGAGTCCAGCGCCGCCGGACTGAGCTTGCTCGCTCAACCCGCAGCTTTCGCCGCCTCGGTGAGACGCATCGGCTTGACGACTTCCGCCATAACCTCTTTTACCACGGAGGCACGGAGAACACGGAGCTTGGGGGCTACTGAAAGCTGACGTTGGTGACTTTGATGTCGGGAGCGGCGCGGTTCCAATCGGCGGAGATGTGTTCGAGCGTCAGGCGGATGGGCCGCGACTTGCCGGGCGCAAGGGGTGCGGCTCGCAGATCGACCACGTCGGGATAAGGCCCGGCCTGGGAGAGCACGCGAACGGGCATCGTCTCCTTCTGCACCACTTCATTGAGCGTGTTGCGGAAGACGAGTTCGACGGTGGCGCCGTTCACCGTCTGGTCGCCGGTATTCGTCAATTGGCCGTCGAGGTAGGTCACGTTGCCGCCAACAAAATTCTCCGCGGCGGAAAGCTTGAGGTCGGTGAACTTCAGGTTGGCGGCATAGGGGTGGGGCTGGCCGCTGCCGGCGGGTTGGTCGCTGCGCGAGAAGAGGATGAAGCCGACGACTACGAGCGCCAGCAGCGCCGCGCCGGCTCCCATGGCGATCCAGGGCACCGTGCTCTCGGGCTCCGGCTGCCGCCCGAGGGGATGCAGTTCGTGCGCCGGCGGGGACTGTGGCGCTTGCGGCGCTTGTGGTGCTTGTTCCATGGACGGATTGTACCGTGGTTTTATTCTGCTAGCGGTTCGGCCAGCGGTTGCGGCGGCCGCGCTTGCTTCGTTCCCTCATGGTGAGACCGTCATTCACCGGCGACGGTGAGTCCATCGATGCGGATGGTGGGCGCGGCGACGGCGCCGCGGAACTCGAGGTCGCTCCCGATGGCGGTGATGTTACGGAACATCTCGCGGAGATTGCCGGCCACGGTGATCTCCTCGACCGGGAAGGCGAGTTCGCCATTGCGTATCCAGAGTCCGGAAGCGCCGCGGGAAAAATCGCCCGTCACCAGGTTCACGCCAAAGCCGAGGAACTCGGTGACGTAGAGGCCGTCGGGGATCTCGCCGATGATCTGTTCGGCAGTCTTCTCGCCGGCCTCGAGGAAGAAGTTCCCTACCCCGATGCCGGGCGTGCCGGCCAATCCGCGCGCAGCGTTGCCGGTGGTCGCAAGGTTGAGCTTGCGCGCGGTGTAGGTATTCAGCAGATACGACTTGAGCACGCCGCGCTCGATCACCACGGTGCGCCGCGTGGGCACGCCTTCACCGTCGAAGGGTGAGGTCCCAAAGCCGCCGGGGATGGTGCCATCGTCGATCACGTTGACGTTCTCGCCCGCGACCTGCTCGCCCAGTTTGCCGGCCAGGAACGACGCGCCCCGATAGATGGAGTCGCCGTTCACGGCCTCGAAAATGTTCTCGACCAAGGTGCGCGCGACCATGGGCTCGAAGACCACCGGGACGCGCGCCGTGGGAACCTTGCGCGCGCCGAGGCGGCGCACGGTGCGTGCAGCGGCGGTCTTGCCAACGCTCTCCGGCGATTCGAGTTTCGCGAGCGTGCGCGCGACCGAATACCAGAAATCGCGCTGCATGTGGCCATCCTGCTGCGCGATGGGCACGGCGGAGAGCGAGCAATACGAACGCCGATATTCGCCGACAAAGCCGAGCGAGTTGGCGAGCACCTTGTTTCCGGTGGCAGCGTCGAAGGAGCCACCATCGGAGTTGGATATCCTCGGGTCGGCGGACATTGCCGCCGCTTCGGCGCGGCGCGCCTGCGCGATGCGTTCTTCGGTGGGGAGCGAGTAGACGTCGTCGTAGTAGAGCGCGAGGTCGCCGGGGAGCTGCCCGAACTGGCCGGCGGCGGGCAGCCCGGCGTACGGGTCGGCGCTGGTGACTTTCGCCAGCGCGAGCGCGCCGGTGACCATCTGGTCCACGCCTTCTTTTGAAAAGTCGGAAGTGTAAGTAGAGGCGGCGCGGCTGCCGCCGTTATTCGCACTCCCGCCGTTGGAATCAAAAAATACACGCAGGCCCATGGAGCGTCCGCCGGATTCCTTGAGCGTCTCGACCTGGCCGAGGCGGACGACGCTGGAGAACTCGTCGCCTTCGCGCACCACGCACTCGGCGGCAGCGGCGCCGCCGGCCATGGCGCGCTTGACTACGTCAGCAGCGAGTTGTTTGAGATCATTCGA is drawn from Acidobacteriota bacterium and contains these coding sequences:
- a CDS encoding YbjQ family protein — protein: MSLPMTTTFNFDGYRIKEYKGVVRGIIVRSPTIAQGILGGLKNIIGGQIGAYTEMCEQAREHAYQLLIQHAREMGANAVVGVRYDASEVVSQHSATEVLCYGTAVVIEAVK
- the selD gene encoding selenide, water dikinase SelD: MAEVVKPMRLTEAAKAAGUASKLSPAALDSVLGRLARQHDPNVLVGFDKADDAGVYRLSAEQALVQTVDFFTPIVDDPFTFGAIAATNALSDVYAMGGRPLTALALVCFPEKGDLAVLEQILAGGLAKMVEAGCTVVGGHSIRDEEIKFGYSVTGTIHPQHVFTNSGAKPGDALILTKPLGTGVISTAIKKAKAEQAWIDAATLSMTTLNRAAAEIMARPEFGVHAATDVTGFGLIGHARELALGSGVSLRIHSGTVPALAGAMECIRQGFIPGGLKNNRDFAECLVGYEGNVADDVKALLFDPQTAGGLLISVFATNADKLLAALHAAKLPAARIGEVGPATKPLIAVG
- a CDS encoding DUF2393 domain-containing protein, with product MEQAPQAPQAPQSPPAHELHPLGRQPEPESTVPWIAMGAGAALLALVVVGFILFSRSDQPAGSGQPHPYAANLKFTDLKLSAAENFVGGNVTYLDGQLTNTGDQTVNGATVELVFRNTLNEVVQKETMPVRVLSQAGPYPDVVDLRAAPLAPGKSRPIRLTLEHISADWNRAAPDIKVTNVSFQ
- a CDS encoding TldD/PmbA family protein, which translates into the protein MSNDLKQLAADVVKRAMAGGAAAAECVVREGDEFSSVVRLGQVETLKESGGRSMGLRVFFDSNGGSANNGGSRAASTYTSDFSKEGVDQMVTGALALAKVTSADPYAGLPAAGQFGQLPGDLALYYDDVYSLPTEERIAQARRAEAAAMSADPRISNSDGGSFDAATGNKVLANSLGFVGEYRRSYCSLSAVPIAQQDGHMQRDFWYSVARTLAKLESPESVGKTAAARTVRRLGARKVPTARVPVVFEPMVARTLVENIFEAVNGDSIYRGASFLAGKLGEQVAGENVNVIDDGTIPGGFGTSPFDGEGVPTRRTVVIERGVLKSYLLNTYTARKLNLATTGNAARGLAGTPGIGVGNFFLEAGEKTAEQIIGEIPDGLYVTEFLGFGVNLVTGDFSRGASGLWIRNGELAFPVEEITVAGNLREMFRNITAIGSDLEFRGAVAAPTIRIDGLTVAGE